ACCGGCACGTGGTGCAGGCGTCGAACGGCACGCGGGCGACGCGCGTGGGCGTGATCTTCGAGGGACAGCAGGGCGCGTGGCGCGAAGCGCGGATCGAGTACGTGAGCGACACCGACGAGCTCGCGCTGCTGCGGCTGGTGACGCCGGGGAACCACCCCATCGTGAGCGGCATCGCCGGCGACGCGCGGAGCGTGCGGCTCGCGAACCCCATCGCGCTGCTCGGGTACCCGCTCGGCACCGGCACCGCCGGGATGGACGGCGACATCAACACGCTCAAGCCGGTCGCGACGATGAACATCGGCACGGTGAGCAAGGTGCTCGACGACAACGTGCAGCTCGACGTCTACGCGGCGCCGGGGTCGAGCGGCTCGCCGGTGTTCGACAGCCGCGGTCTGGTGATCGGCGTGCTCTACGGCGCGGCGCGCGAGAGCGAGGGGCGCATCATCTACTCGGTGCCGAGCTCGCGTCTCGCGAAGCAACTGCCCGCGGACGCCGCGGGCGTCATCCGCTGACCGACGCCCCTTACGGCAGCTGCGGCTGAGCGGGCGGGCGAGGCGGCATCTGCCGGAAGCGCGCCCGTTCCATCTCGACCATCATCGGCAGGACCTGCGGCATCATCGCGCCGATGCCCGCCGTGGGGTCGCTCGCGAGCACCGGGCTCGCGATCACGCGGCGATCCATCCCCTGCGCCGCGTGCAGGTCGTGCACCGTGATGAGCCGCACCACGCTGTCCTTCGACGGCACCAGCGAGACGGAGACGATGAAGTCGGCGGAGAGGCGCATCTTCACGCCGTCGATGGTGCGCGACTCGCGGAGCGCGGCGGCGACGGAGTCGGCAGCGATCACCATGTAGCGCGGCGACGCGTCGATCCGCAGGCGCAGCGAATCGACGAGCGCGGCGGCGACCTTGTCGACATCGGGCCGCGAGCGTGACGGCCGCGGCGGCGCGACGACCACGCGCCGCGGCTCGGTGGAGCGCATCCCCGGCGGCGGGCCGGGTGGCCGCCCCGCATCGAGCGCGCCCTCCATGTTCGTCGCGAGCGCGGTCGCCTCGGCGATCTGCGCGGCACCGCTCGGGCCCTGGACCACGCGCGTCCGGGCGACGCCCATCCGCGCGCCCAACTGCACGAGCGAGTCGAGCACCGCGCGCTGGATCTGCTGGCGGATGGAGTCGGCGAGCTCGGCGATGGCGGCGGGATCGGTGCGGCCGACGGGCCGCGCGAGCCGGTCGCTCACCGCCTTGGCGATCGCCATCGAATCCTCGCGCGTGAGCATCGCCGCGGCGGAGGAGACGACCTCCATGGAGTCGGCGGTCGCGAGCGAGTCGCGGAAGGCCTCGCTGACGGTCTCGGTGGCCGACTGCTCGCCGGCGATCCAGGCGGTCGCGATCACCGCCGCACCCGCGGCGACGAGCCCGAGCGTGCGCCCGACGGACGGCTTGCGCGTGGGACGGATCGGCGCGAGGTGCTGCCCCGACGTGAGCGCGATGTCGTCGAGCGCGGTGACCACCTCGCTCGCGTCCTGCGGACGCTCCTCGGGGAGCTTGGCGAGCAGGCGCGCGATGAGCGCGGCCAGCGGCGGCGGCACGTCGCCACGCGACTCGGCCAGCGGCGCCGGCTCGCGCGTGAGCTGCGCGGCCATCGTCTTCTGCGGCGAGTCCTCCTTGAAGGGGACCTTGCCGGTGAGCATCTCGTAGCCGAGCAGGCCGAGCGCATAGAGGTCCATGCGATGGTCGGCCGCGGGATCGGCGGCGATCTGCTCGGGGGCCATGTACGCCGGCGTGCCGATGGCCATGCCCGCGCTCGTGAAGCCGGAGCTCGGCATGGAGGCCGAGATGGCCTTCGCAACGCCGAAGTCGGTGACGAGGGCGTGCGAGCCCATCAGCAGGACGTTGCCCGGCTTGATGTCGCGATGGATGACCCCGAGCCCGTGCGCGTAGTCGAGCGCCTCGGCGACGTCGCGCATGATGCGCACGACGTCCTTGATGGCGTAGCTCGCGCCGCCGGCGATCGCCTCGCGCAGCGACTGGCCGTTGATGAACGGCATGGTGTACCAGATGAGCGTGCCCTGCTCGCCGGCCGAGAGGAGCGGCACGACATGCGGATGTTGGAGCTGGGCGGCGACCTGGATCTCGCGCCGGAAGCGCTCGTGGTTCACGCCCGCGGCGAGC
This window of the Gemmatimonadota bacterium genome carries:
- a CDS encoding serine/threonine protein kinase is translated as MSDFADILQQALAPGYTLERELTGGGMSRVFVATDVALARKVVVKVLPPELAAGVNHERFRREIQVAAQLQHPHVVPLLSAGEQGTLIWYTMPFINGQSLREAIAGGASYAIKDVVRIMRDVAEALDYAHGLGVIHRDIKPGNVLLMGSHALVTDFGVAKAISASMPSSGFTSAGMAIGTPAYMAPEQIAADPAADHRMDLYALGLLGYEMLTGKVPFKEDSPQKTMAAQLTREPAPLAESRGDVPPPLAALIARLLAKLPEERPQDASEVVTALDDIALTSGQHLAPIRPTRKPSVGRTLGLVAAGAAVIATAWIAGEQSATETVSEAFRDSLATADSMEVVSSAAAMLTREDSMAIAKAVSDRLARPVGRTDPAAIAELADSIRQQIQRAVLDSLVQLGARMGVARTRVVQGPSGAAQIAEATALATNMEGALDAGRPPGPPPGMRSTEPRRVVVAPPRPSRSRPDVDKVAAALVDSLRLRIDASPRYMVIAADSVAAALRESRTIDGVKMRLSADFIVSVSLVPSKDSVVRLITVHDLHAAQGMDRRVIASPVLASDPTAGIGAMMPQVLPMMVEMERARFRQMPPRPPAQPQLP